From Cellulosimicrobium cellulans, the proteins below share one genomic window:
- a CDS encoding alpha/beta fold hydrolase → MSAPDAVVHHPATRPGAPGTGELSVVLLHGGNVASWMWEPQVEHLADLDLWTPDLPGFGSRAAEDVESIGATADDVADLVAALPAGRAVHLVGLSYGGVVALHLAARHPGLVRSVLVSGAAVDGVRGFTGAFGRAQLRVWDRRWYWEAQARSFGLPAEARDLFVRSGLAIRRDNMARTVEDVYDGCWPTGIETSGARVLAVAGSRDLRAARSALGTIARRVPDAVVRLAPGMHHQWSAEDPDLFSAMIRSWVLDGAAHPRLVPLAGRA, encoded by the coding sequence GTGAGCGCGCCGGACGCCGTCGTGCACCACCCCGCCACCCGCCCGGGCGCCCCGGGCACGGGCGAGCTGTCCGTCGTCCTGCTCCACGGCGGCAACGTGGCGTCGTGGATGTGGGAGCCGCAGGTGGAGCACCTCGCCGACCTCGACCTCTGGACGCCCGACCTGCCGGGCTTCGGGTCCCGTGCTGCGGAGGACGTCGAGTCGATCGGTGCCACGGCGGACGACGTTGCCGACCTCGTCGCCGCGCTGCCCGCGGGCCGGGCCGTGCACCTCGTCGGGCTGTCGTACGGCGGGGTCGTCGCCCTGCACCTCGCCGCGCGGCACCCGGGCCTGGTCCGCTCGGTCCTCGTGTCCGGCGCGGCGGTCGACGGCGTGCGCGGGTTCACCGGGGCGTTCGGGCGCGCGCAGCTCCGGGTCTGGGACCGGCGCTGGTACTGGGAGGCGCAGGCGCGCTCCTTCGGCCTCCCCGCGGAGGCGCGCGACCTGTTCGTCCGCTCCGGCCTCGCGATCCGCCGGGACAACATGGCCCGGACCGTCGAGGACGTCTATGACGGGTGCTGGCCGACGGGCATCGAGACCTCCGGTGCGCGCGTCCTCGCCGTCGCGGGCTCGCGGGACCTGCGCGCGGCCCGCTCCGCGCTCGGGACGATCGCGCGCCGGGTCCCGGACGCCGTCGTGCGCCTCGCGCCCGGGATGCACCACCAGTGGAGCGCGGAGGACCCGGACCTGTTCAGCGCGATGATCCGGTCCTGGGTGCTCGACGGCGCAGCGCACCCGCGGCTGGTGCCGCTCGCGGGGCGTGCGTAG
- a CDS encoding VOC family protein, whose translation MATTHLTGVHTVAVPVTDQDRALAYYTGTLGFEVRMDGELQEGFRWIEVAPPGSATSVALVAAGDGVPAGVDTGIRLATSDAAADHAALTDAGASTGELLRWEGVPPMFSLRDVDGNTLYVMEIPG comes from the coding sequence ATGGCGACGACCCACCTCACCGGCGTCCACACCGTCGCGGTCCCCGTGACCGACCAGGACCGTGCGCTCGCGTACTACACGGGGACGCTCGGCTTCGAGGTCCGCATGGACGGCGAGCTCCAGGAGGGGTTCCGCTGGATCGAGGTCGCTCCCCCGGGCTCGGCGACGTCCGTCGCGCTCGTCGCAGCCGGGGACGGCGTCCCCGCGGGCGTCGACACCGGCATCCGCCTCGCGACCTCCGACGCGGCCGCCGACCACGCGGCGCTCACCGACGCCGGGGCGAGCACCGGCGAGCTCCTGCGCTGGGAGGGCGTCCCGCCGATGTTCTCGCTGCGCGACGTCGACGGGAACACGCTCTACGTGATGGAGATCCCCGGCTGA
- a CDS encoding PadR family transcriptional regulator, translating to MVLRYLVLGLLTVRPMTGYDLKRAFDSSVRHFWAADRSQLYRTLAAIVDAGLAEVEVVPQESYPDRKVHTITDAGRAALRDWLAAPLEPEDSREPFLGRLFFADQLDDDGVATLLASRRALAEETVATLTAEEERVAAVLAGGGPDADRVRGTRGLALRLATLRHGLAHARAELAWLDETEGEVLP from the coding sequence ATGGTCCTCCGATATCTCGTCCTCGGGCTCCTCACGGTCCGGCCCATGACGGGCTACGACCTCAAGCGCGCCTTCGACTCCTCCGTGCGCCACTTCTGGGCGGCCGACCGCTCGCAGCTCTACCGCACGCTCGCCGCGATCGTCGACGCGGGGCTGGCCGAGGTCGAGGTCGTGCCCCAGGAGAGCTACCCCGACCGGAAGGTCCACACGATCACCGACGCCGGCCGCGCGGCGCTGCGCGACTGGCTCGCCGCGCCGCTGGAGCCCGAGGACTCGCGCGAGCCCTTCCTCGGCCGCCTCTTCTTCGCGGACCAGCTCGACGACGACGGGGTCGCGACGCTCCTCGCGTCCCGGCGCGCGCTGGCGGAGGAGACGGTCGCGACGCTCACCGCCGAGGAGGAGCGGGTCGCGGCGGTCCTCGCGGGCGGTGGCCCTGACGCGGACCGCGTCCGCGGCACGCGCGGCCTCGCCCTGCGCCTCGCGACCCTGCGCCACGGTCTCGCGCACGCCCGGGCGGAGCTCGCGTGGCTCGACGAGACCGAGGGCGAGGTGCTCCCGTGA
- a CDS encoding nitrite/sulfite reductase translates to MTQVTTVPDATPARPERPARAAGERPARPARAARPNGQWKIDGTEPLNGNEKWKQEDGGLSVRERIETIYAREGFDSITGDDLHGRFRWWGLYTQRKPGIDGGKTATLEPHELEDKFFMLRVRIDGGALTTEQLRVIADISKDFGRDSADITDRQNIQLHWVEVENVPEIWRRLEAVGLQTTEACGDVPRVVLGSPVAGIAADELIDIGPAVAGITEKYIGVPELANLPRKFKTALTGHPSQDVVHEINDVAFVAHRHPELGVGFDLWVGGGLSANPRLGERLGAFVTEEQVPDVWHGVVQIFRDYGYRRLRNKARLKFLLADWGPEKFREVLETEYLGYALPDGPPAPKPPVPGDHVGVHKQKDGLNYVGAAPYVGRVSGTVLANVADLAESVGSHRVRLTPHQKLLVLDVPDEQVEHVVSTLKANGLDANPSPFRRSTIACTGIEYCKLAIVDTKDTATATIDELEKRLGDLSHMKPLSLHVNGCPNSCARIQTADIGLKGQLVMDDDGEQVPGFQVHLGGGLASDDRELAGMGRTVRGLKVTATDLPDYVERVVRRYEADKDGTETFAEWAHRADEEALQ, encoded by the coding sequence ATGACGCAGGTCACGACGGTGCCGGACGCCACCCCGGCCCGACCTGAGCGCCCGGCGCGTGCCGCCGGAGAGCGGCCCGCCCGCCCGGCGCGCGCCGCCCGGCCGAACGGGCAGTGGAAGATCGACGGCACCGAGCCGCTCAACGGCAACGAGAAGTGGAAGCAGGAGGACGGCGGGCTGTCCGTCCGCGAGCGGATCGAGACGATCTACGCGCGGGAGGGCTTCGACTCCATCACCGGCGACGACCTGCACGGGCGGTTCCGCTGGTGGGGCCTGTACACGCAGCGCAAGCCCGGGATCGACGGCGGCAAGACGGCGACGCTCGAGCCGCACGAGCTCGAGGACAAGTTCTTCATGCTCCGGGTCCGCATCGACGGCGGGGCGCTGACGACCGAGCAGCTCCGCGTCATCGCGGACATCTCGAAGGACTTCGGTCGCGACAGCGCGGACATCACCGACCGCCAGAACATCCAGCTCCACTGGGTCGAGGTCGAGAACGTCCCGGAGATCTGGCGCCGCCTGGAGGCTGTCGGCCTGCAGACGACGGAGGCCTGCGGCGACGTCCCGCGCGTCGTCCTCGGCAGCCCCGTCGCCGGGATCGCCGCCGACGAGCTCATCGACATCGGCCCGGCCGTCGCGGGGATCACCGAGAAGTACATCGGCGTCCCCGAGCTCGCGAACCTCCCGCGCAAGTTCAAGACCGCGCTCACCGGGCACCCGAGCCAGGACGTCGTGCACGAGATCAACGACGTCGCGTTCGTCGCGCACCGCCACCCCGAGCTCGGCGTCGGGTTCGACCTGTGGGTCGGCGGCGGACTGTCCGCGAACCCGCGCCTCGGCGAGCGCCTCGGGGCGTTCGTCACCGAGGAGCAGGTGCCCGACGTCTGGCACGGCGTCGTGCAGATCTTCCGCGACTACGGGTACCGCCGGCTGCGCAACAAGGCGCGCCTCAAGTTCCTCCTCGCCGACTGGGGACCCGAGAAGTTCCGCGAGGTCCTCGAGACCGAGTACCTCGGGTACGCGCTGCCGGACGGCCCGCCCGCCCCCAAGCCGCCGGTGCCCGGCGACCACGTGGGCGTGCACAAGCAGAAGGACGGGCTCAACTACGTCGGTGCCGCGCCGTACGTCGGCCGCGTGTCCGGGACGGTCCTCGCGAACGTCGCCGACCTCGCCGAGTCGGTCGGCTCGCACCGCGTGCGCCTCACGCCGCACCAGAAGCTCCTCGTGCTCGACGTGCCGGACGAGCAGGTCGAGCACGTCGTCTCGACGCTCAAGGCGAACGGGCTCGACGCCAACCCGAGCCCGTTCCGCCGCAGCACCATCGCGTGCACGGGCATCGAGTACTGCAAGCTCGCCATCGTCGACACCAAGGACACCGCGACCGCCACGATCGACGAGCTCGAGAAGCGGCTCGGCGACCTGTCGCACATGAAGCCGCTCTCGCTGCACGTCAACGGGTGCCCCAACTCGTGCGCGCGCATCCAGACGGCGGACATCGGGCTCAAGGGCCAGCTCGTGATGGACGACGACGGCGAGCAGGTCCCGGGTTTCCAGGTCCACCTGGGCGGGGGGCTGGCGTCCGACGACCGCGAGCTGGCCGGGATGGGCCGCACCGTGCGCGGCCTCAAGGTCACCGCGACCGACCTGCCCGACTACGTCGAGCGCGTCGTCCGGCGGTACGAGGCGGACAAGGACGGGACCGAGACGTTCGCCGAGTGGGCGCACCGAGCCGACGAGGAGGCGCTCCAGTGA
- the pcrA gene encoding DNA helicase PcrA: MASLFENLPLPGLDTLFDGPRVDHGGESRLPRTAPRWTDDPAVPDGAGSPVGDGAPGGPGGTGSPSGTGERKGRYAHLDPDALLDGLNPQQREAVVHAGGPLLIVAGAGSGKTRVLTHRIAYLLATRRSNAGQILAITFTNKAAAEMRERVEALVGPAARNMWVSTFHSACVRILRREAKTLGLRSSFSIYDAADSQRLITLVTRELDLDPKKYPARSLANKISDLKNELIDPETYARDSGAHATDDGLAARGGQHGASVPEFDQVLADVYTRYQARLVAASALDFDDIIMTTVNLLQAFPAVAEHYRRRFRHVLVDEYQDTNHAQYVLVRELAGVGEDSAATDAATSGTGEAQVPALDPAELTVVGDADQSIYAFRGATIRNILEFEADYPDARTILLEQNYRSTQNILSAANAVISRNPDRKPKRLWTDSGAGAKVIGYVADNEHEEARFVAEEIDRLGDSDGVRPGDVAVFYRTNAQSRALEEVLIRVGLPYKVVGGTRFYERREVKDAVAYLRAIDNLDDDVNLRRVLNTPKRGLGDRAEGAVAALADRERISFGAALARIDEIPGLTNRTLNPLRAFVELMTGLRELAESGATPSDILGAVLDRTGYLAELRASDDPQDATRVENLAELHAVATEFTELDPEGTLSDFLERVSLVADADQIPADDADEEGDDEEKEDPGVVTLMTLHTAKGLEFPVVFLTGMEDGTFPHMRSLHDDAELAEERRLAYVGITRARERLYVSRSAVRSAWGMANEFPPSRFLEEIPEELWDWRRRESSMATLRAGGSVWGRGSGSWSGSRSGSGFGSGARSGSDDGSTIRGPRSSGRSRQTRHDPSSSAPARAAFGSPSGGAKFGSATPRADGDVPNLAVGDKVTHDAYGLGTVVALEGAGPNAVAKIDFGADGTKRLLLRYSPVTKL; the protein is encoded by the coding sequence ATGGCTTCGCTCTTCGAGAACCTCCCGCTGCCCGGCCTCGACACGCTGTTCGACGGCCCGCGCGTCGACCACGGCGGCGAGTCCCGCCTCCCGCGGACCGCCCCGCGCTGGACCGACGACCCGGCCGTGCCCGACGGCGCCGGGTCGCCCGTCGGGGACGGCGCCCCGGGCGGGCCGGGGGGCACCGGATCGCCGTCGGGCACGGGGGAGCGCAAGGGCCGGTACGCCCACCTCGACCCCGACGCGCTGCTCGACGGGCTCAACCCGCAGCAGCGGGAGGCCGTCGTGCACGCGGGCGGGCCGCTGCTCATCGTGGCGGGTGCGGGGTCCGGCAAGACGCGCGTGCTCACGCACCGCATCGCGTACCTGCTCGCCACGCGCCGCTCGAACGCCGGGCAGATCCTCGCGATCACGTTCACGAACAAGGCCGCGGCGGAGATGCGCGAGCGCGTGGAGGCCCTCGTCGGGCCGGCCGCGCGGAACATGTGGGTCTCGACGTTCCACTCCGCGTGCGTGCGCATCCTGCGGCGCGAGGCCAAGACGCTCGGGCTCCGGTCGAGCTTCTCGATCTACGACGCCGCGGACTCGCAGCGGCTCATCACCCTCGTCACGCGCGAGCTGGACCTCGACCCCAAGAAGTACCCGGCGCGCTCGCTCGCGAACAAGATCTCGGACCTCAAGAACGAGCTCATCGACCCGGAGACCTATGCCCGGGACTCCGGCGCCCACGCGACGGACGACGGCCTCGCGGCGCGGGGCGGCCAGCACGGCGCGAGCGTGCCCGAGTTCGACCAGGTGCTCGCCGACGTCTACACGCGCTACCAGGCGCGGCTCGTCGCGGCCAGCGCGCTCGACTTCGACGACATCATCATGACCACGGTCAACCTGCTCCAGGCGTTCCCCGCCGTCGCGGAGCACTACCGCCGCCGGTTCCGGCACGTGCTCGTCGACGAGTACCAGGACACCAACCACGCGCAGTACGTGCTCGTGCGCGAGCTCGCGGGGGTCGGCGAGGACTCCGCCGCCACCGACGCCGCGACGAGCGGCACCGGCGAGGCGCAGGTCCCGGCGCTCGACCCCGCCGAGCTGACCGTCGTCGGCGACGCCGACCAGTCGATCTACGCGTTCCGCGGCGCGACGATCCGCAACATCCTCGAGTTCGAGGCCGACTACCCCGACGCGCGGACCATCCTGCTCGAGCAGAACTACCGCTCGACCCAGAACATCCTCTCCGCCGCCAACGCCGTCATCTCCCGCAACCCCGACCGCAAGCCCAAGCGCCTGTGGACCGACTCGGGCGCGGGCGCCAAGGTCATCGGCTACGTCGCGGACAACGAGCACGAGGAGGCGCGGTTCGTCGCGGAGGAGATCGACCGCCTCGGCGACTCCGACGGCGTGCGCCCGGGCGACGTCGCGGTGTTCTACCGCACCAACGCCCAGTCCCGCGCGCTGGAGGAGGTGCTCATCCGCGTCGGCCTGCCGTACAAGGTCGTCGGCGGCACGCGCTTCTACGAGCGCCGCGAGGTCAAGGACGCGGTCGCGTACCTGCGCGCGATCGACAACCTCGACGACGACGTCAACCTGCGCCGCGTGCTCAACACGCCCAAGCGCGGTCTGGGTGACCGGGCCGAGGGGGCCGTCGCGGCGCTCGCGGACCGCGAGCGGATCTCGTTCGGCGCGGCGCTCGCCCGGATCGACGAGATCCCCGGCCTGACGAACCGCACGCTCAACCCGCTGCGCGCGTTCGTCGAGCTCATGACCGGGCTGCGCGAGCTCGCGGAGTCCGGCGCGACGCCCTCGGACATCCTCGGCGCGGTCCTCGACCGCACCGGGTACCTCGCCGAGCTCCGCGCGAGCGACGACCCGCAGGACGCCACGCGCGTCGAGAACCTCGCCGAGCTGCACGCCGTCGCGACCGAGTTCACCGAGCTCGACCCCGAGGGCACGCTGTCCGACTTCCTCGAGCGCGTGTCGCTCGTCGCGGACGCCGACCAGATCCCCGCGGACGACGCGGACGAGGAGGGCGACGACGAGGAGAAGGAGGACCCGGGCGTCGTCACGCTCATGACGCTCCACACGGCCAAGGGCCTCGAGTTCCCGGTCGTGTTCCTCACCGGCATGGAGGACGGCACGTTCCCGCACATGCGGTCCCTGCACGACGACGCCGAGCTCGCCGAGGAGCGCCGCCTCGCGTACGTGGGCATCACCCGGGCGCGCGAGCGGCTCTACGTCTCGCGGTCCGCGGTGCGGTCGGCGTGGGGGATGGCGAACGAGTTCCCGCCCAGCCGGTTCCTCGAGGAGATCCCGGAGGAGCTGTGGGACTGGCGGCGGCGCGAGTCGTCGATGGCGACGCTGCGCGCGGGCGGGTCGGTCTGGGGCCGCGGCTCGGGGTCGTGGTCCGGTTCGCGGTCGGGGTCGGGGTTCGGGTCGGGGGCGCGGTCAGGGTCCGACGACGGGTCTACCATCCGCGGCCCTCGTTCCTCGGGCCGCTCCCGCCAGACCCGCCACGACCCGTCGTCGTCGGCCCCTGCCCGCGCCGCGTTCGGCTCGCCGTCCGGTGGGGCGAAGTTCGGGTCGGCGACGCCGCGGGCCGACGGGGACGTGCCGAACCTCGCAGTCGGGGACAAGGTGACCCACGACGCCTACGGGCTGGGGACCGTCGTCGCGCTCGAGGGCGCTGGCCCGAACGCGGTCGCGAAGATCGACTTCGGCGCCGACGGGACCAAGCGCCTCCTGCTGCGCTACTCGCCGGTGACCAAGCTCTGA
- a CDS encoding DUF456 domain-containing protein — MSVGGEVLVGLAILVGLVGIVVQVLPGNVLVLGAVLVWAIVTGGTAAWVVFAVAAVLVVAAEVSQYVLAGRHMRRADVPWSTLVWGGVAGVVGFFVIPVIGLFIGFVLAVFVAELLRRRDRRAAWRATVAAMQATGITILVQLLGGLLAAATWGVGLAIT, encoded by the coding sequence GTGAGCGTCGGTGGAGAGGTCCTCGTCGGCCTGGCGATCCTGGTCGGTCTGGTCGGGATCGTCGTGCAGGTGCTGCCCGGGAACGTGCTCGTGCTCGGCGCGGTCCTCGTCTGGGCGATCGTCACGGGCGGCACCGCCGCGTGGGTCGTCTTCGCGGTCGCCGCGGTGCTCGTGGTCGCCGCCGAGGTGTCGCAGTACGTCCTCGCGGGTCGCCACATGCGCCGCGCGGACGTCCCCTGGTCGACCCTCGTGTGGGGCGGCGTCGCGGGCGTGGTCGGGTTCTTCGTCATCCCGGTGATCGGGCTCTTCATCGGCTTCGTCCTCGCGGTGTTCGTCGCCGAGCTGCTGCGCCGCCGCGACCGCCGCGCCGCGTGGCGCGCGACCGTCGCCGCGATGCAGGCCACGGGCATCACGATCCTGGTCCAGCTCCTGGGCGGCCTCCTCGCGGCGGCGACGTGGGGCGTGGGGCTCGCGATCACCTGA